The Oceaniferula marina sequence AAACACATCGCTTTCCGTATTCGAAATAAACAGTAGCTTGGTGCCGCTGATCGGTGTCATATTCGGTTTCCCCTCGGTTTCGATCAATTCGCCCGGCTGCTTGGAGACAAAAACCTTGGGAACAGCTTCAAAGGGTTCTGCTTTGAGCGCGGCGCGCACATCTGACCAGTTCTCATCGTCAGGCAACTTGGAAAACGAAGCTGGCAAGGAATCCACCACACTCCACGGCCCTTTGAGAATGTCCTGAGTTTTGATCCAACCATCCTCAATAAGCAGATAATAAGTGGAACTTTCGACGTCCATCAGCAGGTCCCAGTTCGTGTTGAGGGCAAAAAGCACTTTGTTCGTTTTGGGGTCAATCGCCTTGAAGTCGGGTTCTCCCATAAACGTCACCATAATCGCAGGCTCCTCTGAGTAAAAGATGGGCGGAGGGTCCAGGTTCACCTTGATGTCCCGGTTCATCACTTCTGAGTGTTCAACACTTGCCACCATATCGTCCAAATTCACCTTCAGCGGCGTCTGCCCATCTCCTGACAACGCCAAGATCTTTTTTAACTCCGCTTCTTCGGCCGCATCCTTGGCGTCCACAAAAATCAATTTTCGTAATCTCCGGGGGCCGATATGCACCACATTCTCCTCCCGGTCGGCCACGGTGTCCGCTTCAAATTCAATCGAAATATATTTCGGCTCCTCCTCCGATCCTTTTTTCTGAATAGCCACCGCCATCCGGGCTTTCAACAGCTTAAAGTCCTTCCACTCATCAATCTGCGGCTGGTACTTGGTGATCTCGTGCGTCTTGGCATCAAACACTTGCGGGTAAGTGGATTCTGTCAAATCGACTTCTGCCGCCGCTGCCGGGGTCGGAGTTTTTTCATCGGCTGCACGCAGCGGGGAGAAAAGCCAGACCACCGTACTCGCAAGCGCGGCACAAAGTGCCCATGGGTAGGGGTTTCGATAGGGCAAGCGGTTTGCCAGGTTACTAATCGTCATCGTTTTCATGGTAGTTGGAGTTATAGGTTGGGCGTTTTGTGAGTGTAATACAATGGGTAGTCGTGAATCAGTGGGCATCTTCCGGCTCTACCCGGCATCATCCCAGCTTGTCTCCATTCGACGCAAATCGATCGGCTTTTATTGAAGATGATATCGAATTTTATTTAATTTTGTTCCCGCCAATCAACCAAATGCCAATGAGCGAGACTAAAAATCTAGCAGACAGATAGGGCTTCGCAAGTCATTTTCAACACGGACAGTCATTTTCAACACGAGAGCCCCGAGACCCCAGAGCAACAAGGACCGGTGGAATGAACTTGCAGAGCTGGGTCAGAACTGGCAGCGTTTCCTTGGTTGGTTTATATTTTTTCACAGGCCGATCGAAGTGGGATCGACCGCCAACCCCTTCAATGCTTTGCCTCTCCTATGGGATGGCTGTGATTCATATTTAACACCATGCAAGCGCTCCATACAATCGGATTACTCTGCCCTAGAGGATTTAAGTTTTATACCTATGAAGCCGTCGCGGGAATGGTGAACTATGGAGAGGAGCAATTGAATCTCCGGTTAAAAGACCTTCGTTTTCAAACACTCTCCGATCTGGAAACACTGATTCCCAAAAAATTAGAGAACCACGATTGCTCTGGTCTGATTCTCGGGTTAAATACAAACGAATATACTAAGATCAAAAACAGCCTGCCTACGGACATTCCACGATGCAATATCCACCCGGACATCTTGTCTCCCGACATCCCGACCGTCGCCATCGACCTCGAATCCCTTGCCCACAAAGCCGTTGATTATTTCAACCGTATAGGATTCAAAAATATCGGTCTACTACGTTCAGCCAATACTGTATCACAAGATGAGGTTTATAGGCATTTACAATTGGCAGCAGCAGCGCATGGCATGGATTGCTTTCAACATGCATCCGAGCCACCGGAAAACATGCTTTCGGCTGAAGAACTCCCCACGAGCCATGCATTAAAACAATGGCTCTCTGAATTGCCCAAACCCATTGCAATCCTGACTTCGGGTGGCTTTTCCGCCTTGATACTAAGCCGCGCGGCAGCCGAATTAAACATTTCCATCCCTGATGAATTATCCATCCTTTCGGAATCCGATGACGAAGCTTGCCTATTTACTGAACGACCCGTTTCAAGTATCCGCAGTGCGGGACCACTCATCGGCTATAAGGCTCTTCAGCTGATTCATCAAGCCATCCTCCAAGGTGAAAAAATCCAAACTGGAAGGATCAACCTCCCAGCGCCTCCCATCATTGAGCGAAGCTCGACAGGCTTACCGCAGGGTATGAACCAACAAACGAAAGACGTCATCCGGTATATCCGAAAAAACGCTCTCAATGGTATATCCGTATCCAGCATTTTATCAGCTTTTCCCAATTGTAGTCGCAGTAAACTGTATCGAGAGTTTGATAAATATCTAGGTTACCCTCCTGCGGAAGAAATACTCAGGTTACAAATCAATAAAGCCAAAGAGCTCATCGCCTATTCATCCATGAGTGTCAGTGAAATTGCTCAAATGTGTGGATTTTCCAACCAAAGCACCTTTAGCTCCACATTCTCCCGGGTCGAAGGGCAATCCCCCTCGCAATGGAGAAAAAGCCAGCAGCATTAAGCTCTACTTCGGCAAACCTCAATCATTAATAATTAATTCTAGGGCAAGCACTTATGAACCCAAATGGGACAAATTGACATGTTTTTTATACGTGTCGACATAGACACCACACAAGAAAGTTGATTATCCTGAATCAAATCCAGTTAAAACGTCTATTGGGTAGACGTCTGGGAGCTTGAGAGCGCATGGAGAGCTCAATCACCGACCACATCCGTCCTTCTTACTGGGAAAATGCGAAACCAAAAAATATGAAAAAAACAATCATTAGCAGATCTAGAGCTCTGGTCATTTTAGCCAGTGCCGTCATCATTCCCCAAACTCAGGCAGCTTTGATCATCACCAACAGCGACATGGAGATCAACACCCTGACAGGTTCCGGTGATTTTAAAACGACAGCTCCGACCGATTGGATACAAGCAACCGGCGTAAGTGGCACAGTAGGTGTCATTGGCGATACCCGAACTTCGGTCACGGATGATACCACTGCCCCAGAGCACTTTGCTTGGCTACACCTCCAAGGCATCAACAATGAGGCGGGTCAGTCCATCGGTGATATCACATCTAACCTTGGACAGACCATCCGGATCACTTACGATCTAACGCGCCGAACCAATGAAGGAACGAACTGGAACCACCGCGTCCGTCTATATGCAGGAGACGGCACTGGATATACTGCCGCCAGCGACACCGCCGACCCGAATGCCGATTTGTCAGACGCTTTTCTGGCTGAGGTGACTGGGGCAAACTCTGGTGCGCCAGCCAATACCTTTGAATCTAAAACTGTGGACGTAACGCTTCCATCTACCTACACTGGCTCGCTCGATCAACTCTACCTATCTTTTAAAAACCGTGCCGGGACCACCGCACAACTACATTTCGACGATGTGACAGTAACCGTCATTCCTGAGCCCTCATCATCCGCCTTACTTGGCCTCGGTGGACTTGCCCTGATCCTGCGTCGACGCAAGTAACTCATTGACCAAATATGCCCTTTAAGAAGATTGTATTCATTTCAAAAACCCATCTCCTTGTAACTCAAGGAGATGGGTTTTTTTATCGGCAGCCATCCAGACCATCAAGTTGGGACAAATGGTAATAATTTATAAACGTCTCAATATAGACAATCACATCATTTAACTCATAGCATTGAGTTCGCAAAAAAAACAAATCTTTGCTTATGAAAAACATACTCAAACACACTCTCGTCATCGCGGCGACCGCGACCGTAGCCCAAGGAGCGACCATGTTAACCAACGGCGACTTTAGTTTGCCAGATGTTGGAGACAGCGATGGCAATAATATCAGCAAACCAACAGGCTGGAGTGGCTCTGGTAATTATAGAGCCTATAAAAATACCGATGGCATCGGTGGCGATGCAACTAATCAATATGTAAGAGCTCGAGACACAGGCGATAGAAACCTCTGGCAAAGAGGAAGCATTGACGCTGGAACCACAAGCTTGCTCTTAGAAGGATGGTTTGGCTCCGATGATACAGACAACGCCACGGTAACGCTAACCCTTTATTCAGATGCTGGTTACACAACGGAGTATGACTCTGTGACAGCTACAACCAAAGCGACTGGGTGGAATCAAATTGGCGGAGCCAGTGGACTCAGTATTGATGTGGACACCGCAGTCGCATGGCAGGTTCGACTTGATTACGATAATGTAAGCTCAAGCTACGCGGCCTCGAGATTTGACGATCTTACATTGACGGCCGTTCCCGAACCATCATCTGCAGCACTGATCGGACTTGGGGGCGTTGCTCTCATCCTGCGCCGTCGCAAGTAACACACTGACAAGTGTATCTTATTAAGGAGATCGTCTTTCTCCCCGTTTTCTCAAAAAACCATCTCCTTGCAGCTCAAGGAGGTGGTTTTTTTATCGACTGCAAACACATCATTTCTTCGATCTCGACCCACTCATTCTCCACAGAACCATGCTCTTATCCGCTTCAGCCAAAAAACTCGAGTTTATCACATTTCTGTTTGCCACCCTGGGAGTCGCACTACCGTCTGCGTTAGCATCAGAAAGTGGTGAATCAACTGCCGATAACCAAGCCGTTTTTCATGTGGATCCCACTGCCGGCAATGATACCAATGATGGTTTAACCTTCGAGACAGCCTTCCGTACACTGGAAAATGCCCGGCAGGTGGTGGACTCCGTCAATGACAACATGGCCGGCGATATTGTCGTCGAACTTCACGGCGGAACCTTTCGTCCCCAGAACACACTTGCCTTGGATTCAGGAGATTCTGGATCCAATGGGTTTCGCGTCATCTACCGGGCTGCGGCAGGAGAAACACCAGTAGTCAGCGGAGGGCTTGACCTGTCCGGAGGCTGGGTTTTGACCAAGCCCACGTCTGGAATCTACCGGAAAAGTGGCGTCAGCAGCAACTTCCGCCAACTTTATATCAATGGACAAGCTGGCGTCCGCGCCCGCATGCCAAACAAGACCAATGACAGAACGCTAGGCAGCTACTACAAGGTAAAAAGCGCCTCGAGTTCCAATCAACAAATCAAGATCGAGGCATCCAAAATCAGCTCATGGTCGGGTCTTACCTCAGTAGAGATGGTCATGATGCCTCATTGGTATCACTACCGCAGTCGGATCTCATCATTCACCGTTTCGGATGGCAATGCCTATGTGACATTCCAGGATCCGGAGCAGGGTTTCCTCTTCGCCAAAGGGGATAGCTTCTGGCCGAATGCTCCTTATTATTTCGAAAACTCCATCGATTTTCTCGATGCTGCAGGAGAATGGTTCCATGACACCACCACGGGTGATCTCTACTACATCCCCCGCCCCGGGGAAAACCTGGCTACCGCTACAGTCGAGGCCGGGGTATTGGAAACCCTCGTCAGCTTCAGCGGAACATCCGCGTCCGACATCATCAGCAATATCTCCTTCCAAAATGTCACCTTCGCCCATTCCGGCTGGATCTCTCCCAGCGAGCAAGGGGCGTCAATGACTCAGGCCACCCGCGAGGTCAGTGGAGCGATTAAAACAGGAGCAGTAACCGCACGGTATGCGGAGGCGCTGGAACTCGACGGATGCACTTTTAAGAATATCGGCTCGAATGCCATCTCCATGGACAAAGGCGTAAGCGACTCGATCATTCACAATTGCATGATCCACCGGATCGCGGGAAATGGCATCGTGGTCCACGACGACGGAGTCAAAAACCTTGCCCCAGGCGATGCCTGCGCGAACATCAAGATACTCAATAACCGCATTTCTCGTGTCGGGCAGGAATACAGTAATGGCATCGGGATTGTGTCCTATTTCGTCAACAGGCTGCTTGTCGCTGATAATGAAATCTGCCACAGCCCATACATGGCGACCCAGACCGGAGGTCAGTCGGGAGGGTTTGTGGATGTTGGAATGAAAGACAACATTTTCCGTAACAATTACGTCCATCACGTGATGCAACTCCACGATGATGGCGGTGCGTTCTACACGCTCAGCCGCCAACAGGGAACCCATGTGGTCGACAACTTCAGCTCCTCCCTGCAAGCCAGCAAGCTCACAGGAAACTGGCCGGTGGCGGGACTCTACGCCGACAACAATAGCGAGTTCATCACCTTCGAGCACAACGCCACAGTCGATAGCACACAAGCCATCTTCTATCCTTCGCGCTCCCGTCACTGCAACTTCATTTCCAACATCACTTCCGCGGACCCCTCCATCGTCAATTATGCAGGTAACAAGGCGGACTATTTCTTACCTCTGAAAGCCGAAGCAGAGTTGATGACCCTGGATTCCATGACGGTCACCAACGGCTCAGCATACTCGAACGACAAGGGGGCGATCTGTGAGTCTGGCACCGGCACGGCTGAGACCGTTTTTACTGGCGTTGACGGATCCTACAATCTTCATGTGGCGTATCTGGCGGAACCCACCACCTCTGCCAGTTTCCGCCTTCTAGCAGACGGAGTTGAAGTCGGAGCTTGGGCATCAGCCACCACGCCGGCAGATACAGGACTACAAATCCGCCATTTTATCACGCGCGGAGTCCCACTGAAGCAAGGTGAGGTGTTGAGAATCGAGTGCACCGCCGGAGCTGGCTCTGCAGCTCGCATCGACTATCTGGAAGTTTACAGACACCAACTCCAAAAGGCTCCGGAGGCTCCGACCCAACTAACGGCCACCGTTCACGGCTACGGAAATTCGAAACTTGCCTGGGAACCCTCAACCGGCGCCCATTCATACACCATCAAACGTGCAAGCTCCGCAGACGGCCCTTATAACGTCATCGCCACAGGAGTCACCTCTCCTTTTTTCTTGGATTCAGACACCTTTTCCAATCAAACCCTCTATTTCAAAGTGGCTGCCGTAAATGCCTCCGGAGAGGGAAGCAGCGATGAGTATGTGACCCTTTTCCTACCACCCACACCACCCAGAAAAACCCTTGACGCCACTTCCGATGCCTATATTCAACGCGGGACCCCCGACACCAATTACGGCGATGCCGGCACCCTTGTTGTAAAGAATGCCCCCACCACCAGCATTCACCGCAAGGGGTATTTGAAATTCGACCTGTCCGGAGCCTCCCTCAACACGACGCCTTTGGCTGAACTTCAATTTGCCGTGAGCTCCTGGACCGCTGGATCAACGTGGCTGGTCTACGGACTCAACGACGGTGATGCGGAAGAATCCTGGGACGAAGCCACCATCACTTGGAACAACGCCCCCGCAAATACCACAAGCTCTGCCACGGCACTCGATTCTGCCCGCGTCACCTCACTCGGCAGCCTTGCCGTCACCGAAGCCCAGGTCAGTGGAGAAATACTCAGCTTTTCCTCAGAGGCTCTGGATACCTTCC is a genomic window containing:
- a CDS encoding helix-turn-helix domain-containing protein, giving the protein MQALHTIGLLCPRGFKFYTYEAVAGMVNYGEEQLNLRLKDLRFQTLSDLETLIPKKLENHDCSGLILGLNTNEYTKIKNSLPTDIPRCNIHPDILSPDIPTVAIDLESLAHKAVDYFNRIGFKNIGLLRSANTVSQDEVYRHLQLAAAAHGMDCFQHASEPPENMLSAEELPTSHALKQWLSELPKPIAILTSGGFSALILSRAAAELNISIPDELSILSESDDEACLFTERPVSSIRSAGPLIGYKALQLIHQAILQGEKIQTGRINLPAPPIIERSSTGLPQGMNQQTKDVIRYIRKNALNGISVSSILSAFPNCSRSKLYREFDKYLGYPPAEEILRLQINKAKELIAYSSMSVSEIAQMCGFSNQSTFSSTFSRVEGQSPSQWRKSQQH
- a CDS encoding PEP-CTERM sorting domain-containing protein (PEP-CTERM proteins occur, often in large numbers, in the proteomes of bacteria that also encode an exosortase, a predicted intramembrane cysteine proteinase. The presence of a PEP-CTERM domain at a protein's C-terminus predicts cleavage within the sorting domain, followed by covalent anchoring to some some component of the (usually Gram-negative) cell surface. Many PEP-CTERM proteins exhibit an unusual sequence composition that includes large numbers of potential glycosylation sites. Expression of one such protein has been shown restore the ability of a bacterium to form floc, a type of biofilm.), giving the protein MKKTIISRSRALVILASAVIIPQTQAALIITNSDMEINTLTGSGDFKTTAPTDWIQATGVSGTVGVIGDTRTSVTDDTTAPEHFAWLHLQGINNEAGQSIGDITSNLGQTIRITYDLTRRTNEGTNWNHRVRLYAGDGTGYTAASDTADPNADLSDAFLAEVTGANSGAPANTFESKTVDVTLPSTYTGSLDQLYLSFKNRAGTTAQLHFDDVTVTVIPEPSSSALLGLGGLALILRRRK
- a CDS encoding PEP-CTERM sorting domain-containing protein translates to MKNILKHTLVIAATATVAQGATMLTNGDFSLPDVGDSDGNNISKPTGWSGSGNYRAYKNTDGIGGDATNQYVRARDTGDRNLWQRGSIDAGTTSLLLEGWFGSDDTDNATVTLTLYSDAGYTTEYDSVTATTKATGWNQIGGASGLSIDVDTAVAWQVRLDYDNVSSSYAASRFDDLTLTAVPEPSSAALIGLGGVALILRRRK
- a CDS encoding DUF7594 domain-containing protein, with the protein product MLLSASAKKLEFITFLFATLGVALPSALASESGESTADNQAVFHVDPTAGNDTNDGLTFETAFRTLENARQVVDSVNDNMAGDIVVELHGGTFRPQNTLALDSGDSGSNGFRVIYRAAAGETPVVSGGLDLSGGWVLTKPTSGIYRKSGVSSNFRQLYINGQAGVRARMPNKTNDRTLGSYYKVKSASSSNQQIKIEASKISSWSGLTSVEMVMMPHWYHYRSRISSFTVSDGNAYVTFQDPEQGFLFAKGDSFWPNAPYYFENSIDFLDAAGEWFHDTTTGDLYYIPRPGENLATATVEAGVLETLVSFSGTSASDIISNISFQNVTFAHSGWISPSEQGASMTQATREVSGAIKTGAVTARYAEALELDGCTFKNIGSNAISMDKGVSDSIIHNCMIHRIAGNGIVVHDDGVKNLAPGDACANIKILNNRISRVGQEYSNGIGIVSYFVNRLLVADNEICHSPYMATQTGGQSGGFVDVGMKDNIFRNNYVHHVMQLHDDGGAFYTLSRQQGTHVVDNFSSSLQASKLTGNWPVAGLYADNNSEFITFEHNATVDSTQAIFYPSRSRHCNFISNITSADPSIVNYAGNKADYFLPLKAEAELMTLDSMTVTNGSAYSNDKGAICESGTGTAETVFTGVDGSYNLHVAYLAEPTTSASFRLLADGVEVGAWASATTPADTGLQIRHFITRGVPLKQGEVLRIECTAGAGSAARIDYLEVYRHQLQKAPEAPTQLTATVHGYGNSKLAWEPSTGAHSYTIKRASSADGPYNVIATGVTSPFFLDSDTFSNQTLYFKVAAVNASGEGSSDEYVTLFLPPTPPRKTLDATSDAYIQRGTPDTNYGDAGTLVVKNAPTTSIHRKGYLKFDLSGASLNTTPLAELQFAVSSWTAGSTWLVYGLNDGDAEESWDEATITWNNAPANTTSSATALDSARVTSLGSLAVTEAQVSGEILSFSSEALDTFLLADADGQVSFILTRSTSGDSINTSIASREHPSLSAPRLKFSTPTNNLKIEDIGFNGPTLDITITGLDPLEQYIVTRSPDLTSFDTVIGHPFTSASGIIHLSDPSPPLADQSFYRVEKFTP